From the Kallotenue papyrolyticum genome, the window CGGTCGTAGCGCTGCAGGACCTCGATCTCAACCTGTTGCGGTGCATAATCAACCAAGATCTTGAACAGGAAGCGGTCGAGTTGCGCTTCGGGCAGCGGATAGGTGCCCTCGTACTCCACCGGATTCTGCGTGGCGATCACAAAGAAGGGCTCCGGTAGCGGCAGGCGCTGGCCCTCGATCGTCACTTGTTGTTCCTCCATCGCCTCCAGCAGGGCCGCCTGGGTCTTGGCCGGCGCGCGGTTGATCTCGTCGGCCAGCAGCACCTGGGTGAAGATCGGGCCGCGGCGCAGGCGGAATTGCCCGCTCTGCAGCTCGAACACGGTCGTGCCCACCACATCCGAGGGCATCAGGTCGGGCGTGAACTGGATGCGCTTGAACTCGGCCTGGATCAGGGCGGCAAGCGTTTTGGCCATCAGCGTTTTCGCCGTGCCGGGCACGCCCTCCAGCAGGACATGACCGCCCGCCAGCAGGGCGATCAGCATGTGGGTAAAGGCTTCTTCCTGACCGACCAGCGCTTTGCCGGCCTCGCGCCGGATCTGTTCGGTGATCTGCTGGACCTGCATGTTTGCTCCTCGGTGTAGTCATGCAACGATGATCAAAGCGATTGCCAGGCCTCGATGCGCGCCGCAAGATCAAGCCCGGCCTCCTCGGCGGCCAGGCGGCGGTAGAGCAACGCCGTCCAGATCGCCAGGGGCGGCAGCGCCAGCGCGAGCCAGCCCGTGATCAGCAGCACCAGTAGTGCTGCCGGGACGGGGGTGCCCTCCTCAATCAGGGTGGTCCAGCCCATGCCCAGCAGCGACAGGCCACTCGTCAGCCACACGCCCTGTGTGGCACTGAGGATTGCGCCCGCGCCGGCCAGCGTACCGAGGCTTCTGCTCAGGCGGTTGAGCGGAAGGCGCAACGCGCGCCGCGCCGTTGCGCCAAAGGGAAGCTGCTCCAGGGCAAAAGGCTGCACAGCATACACCAGGCTGGCCAGCAGCGCGCCACCAACGACCAGATTCCAGATCGTTACTAGCTGGCTCGCTACCAGCACACCGGGAAGCGCGAATGCGTCCGCAGCGGGCATGAGCGCGCTCACGAAACCGGCTGCTGCGCCCAGCAGGTAGATCAGTGGGCAGGAGACGCTCAGCGCGATGCTCATCGCGCCGATGCTCGCGAGCAGCCCGAAACAGCCGTTGAATAGCAGCATGCCGCAGCCACGACTGGGTGACCAGGCGAGCGCCGCGCGTAGCGATGGCCGGCGTCCATCCAGTAGCGCCGCGGTCGAGCGTCCTACTGCCGCCAGGGCGATCAACAGCAGCGGGTAGCCGATCAGCGCGCCGACCAGCCAGCCTACTAGATACCATCCCCATGAATCTCCCAAATAGGTGACGACCAGCGCCTGGATCGTCCTCTGCGCCATGGCCAGGGCCACCAACGGCAGGAGCATAACCAGCACAAAATGCCGGAGGTGAGCCCGATAGAGGCGCAGACCGTCGTCCAGAATATCTAGCACGAACGGCAGGGCTGGGGCGTCGCTCATCGCAGCCGTCCTCGCTCATCGAGAAGCGCGTCGCAACGTTGGACCAGGGCGATCAGGCGAGCGTGATCAGGGTGCTCGCGCAATCCGCGCAGCAGCGCCGCGATCGCTTGGAGCTGCTCATCGCCGACGGCGGCAAAGCGTTGCAGCTCGCGGATGAAGGCAGCGTCATCATCAGGCGGTACGAAGCCATAGGCGCGCCCCAAGCGCCGTTTGAGCTCGTTGCGGAAGTGCTCGGCAACGTACGCGCGCTGGTCGGCACGCCGGAGCAGCAGCGCCAGCGACTCGACATATTCCGCCGAGGAGCGCTGCTGCACCTCGGTGCGGAGCGGCAGGGCGCGTCCGAAGCGCCGCCCCGAGAGCGCCAGATATGCGCCGACGACCAGCAGAGTGTAGAGCACGGGCCAGCCCCAGCCGCGCTGGAAGGCGGTGACGCGCAGCGATGGGGGTGTGTCGTAGCCGTGATGGTACTCGTCGAAGATCACCAGGCCACCCGCCGGCACGCGGCGCAGCAGGTTGAGCACCAGCGCGGCATTCGACCGCTCGCGCAACCCCTGGTTGGTGAAGGGGAAGATCGCCGTGCTGAGATAGACGTAGCCGCGTCCCTCCTGGATGCCTGCCAGCAGTGGCCCATGCGGACCACTCAGCAGCGGCACATAGTCGTCGCGCTGGAAGCGCAGCACCGCATGGCTCTGCACGCGAATCGCCTCCACCGGCGGCGTGGTGAGCAGCGGCTGGCTGACCGGGGCGCTGCTCACCATGGCAGCGTGATCCGGATCTTCAA encodes:
- a CDS encoding AAA family ATPase; its protein translation is MQVQQITEQIRREAGKALVGQEEAFTHMLIALLAGGHVLLEGVPGTAKTLMAKTLAALIQAEFKRIQFTPDLMPSDVVGTTVFELQSGQFRLRRGPIFTQVLLADEINRAPAKTQAALLEAMEEQQVTIEGQRLPLPEPFFVIATQNPVEYEGTYPLPEAQLDRFLFKILVDYAPQQVEIEVLQRYDRGFDARHLERAQLQPVITPQQIAACRAEIEQIRVEDGIVRYIAEIAQASRRLPDLILGGSMRASISLLLAAKTWAAMQGRDFVVPDDVKFLVKPVYRHRIILRPEAEIEGLTPDGAVERILARVEVPR
- a CDS encoding DUF4350 domain-containing protein, with protein sequence MSRWRELVLIIVLFGVLIGFTIWGPARRQAELVGQRGSTRSTAGDGAYALLRWLEALGYDTQRLEFSDWSVPDAAHALFVLAPRERPFTPEEAAATLAWVRAGGTLILVAAEPATLLHPHPLLEQLRASVEDPDHAAMVSSAPVSQPLLTTPPVEAIRVQSHAVLRFQRDDYVPLLSGPHGPLLAGIQEGRGYVYLSTAIFPFTNQGLRERSNAALVLNLLRRVPAGGLVIFDEYHHGYDTPPSLRVTAFQRGWGWPVLYTLLVVGAYLALSGRRFGRALPLRTEVQQRSSAEYVESLALLLRRADQRAYVAEHFRNELKRRLGRAYGFVPPDDDAAFIRELQRFAAVGDEQLQAIAALLRGLREHPDHARLIALVQRCDALLDERGRLR